A stretch of DNA from Oryza brachyantha chromosome 9, ObraRS2, whole genome shotgun sequence:
GGGGCAAAGAACGAGGCTCGTCACAGATAGGTTTGACCCAGCATATGAGTCAAACATGGTAATGTAAGGGGGCTGTCACGGATGACTAATCTCTATCGGGCATAATGTTAGGCCTGTCATCATGAGTATATATCTATCAGgtgttagtatatatatgctcgTCACAGGTGATGATATCTCTATCAGGCTTTACTAAATGCCCATCACCAATAAGTGCAataacgaaaaaaataaaatctattttttaggcTAGCCTAAGCCATTGCTAGCCATGCCCGCTGCAATAATAACAGAAgcacatatatgtatttcCCTTCCCAGCACCCATTAATTCTCAGCATTTCAGAAAATCAAACATTCAGATTCATATTCTGCCATCACAGCTATTCGAAGATTCAAATTACACATGTTGAGTCACATACATATTGGAAACAAATACATACAGTAGCATCCATTCACAATTTCAGCTGATCGTCATTAAAACATGCAAAACTGAGATATAATTCGAAGTACCAAACAGTTTTACAAGCATGTACCAAATAGTTTTACAAGAGAATTTATAAGTCATTCACAAGCATTGAAACAAGTTTAACAAATAATGGACGAGCTAACAACTATTGTGCTCGAAATATCCTGTTGGGTGATATGATGTCATCGAGTATGAAACATGCCATATCCTCTCTAATGACATCGAAGTCGTTTGCTGGGATGCTAGAATGTTTTTCCTCCATGTAAGGCGCCCTAAGTTagtgaatatatatacttcgATGCTCTTCAAATTATTTAGTATATGAACAACTATAGCATACACGTTAGGGTTAAGCAAAGTCACCTTGGTAGAGACTCCTACTGATAACGCAATATAAACCCCTGGTACACagtgttagagatatagatacatacggttagagataacggAGTCCAATAGAAATTctagagataaaagataaaatcctagagagatacgatagaatatttatattgtgctTCAAGTTTCTGTTTCCTATGTACCCTATAAATACACCCATGAGGGTCAGTGCAAATACAACGAAATACAACAGATCATAACAGATCCTATGTTTTCTCTCcctattcaatattttccacGTGGTATTAGAGCCTAGATCTTAACACTAGCCGTCGAATTTGAGTCTACGCCGGCACACCCATCCAACAGGAAGTCGACGAGGACGCGAACCGGCGAGGACGCTAGCCATCCAGCGTCGTCAGCGTTGCACACGCGAGAGGAGCACGGCAGCTCGCCATCCAACCAAGCACGGCAAGATGGCAACGTCTCCATTCATCAACTTTTTCCACGTATCAagaatgcatgcatccattgtttttgtttccttcAATTAGCTATCTAACTCTTGAGATTATTCAGAGATTAGAATTTTTCTCAATAATTAGTATtagatcaatttctttttaatcacCCAACATCAtctatagattagattagattagtttcTTCTAGCTACAAGACCTTCCAAATTCTAGCGGCAGAAGCAGAGGAGCGACGACATCGATCAACCAACAAGCAAGCACTATATCAAGCAATCGACATCTTCATCAAGTCTCCACGTCCACCATCAACATGGAAGTAACACCGGTGATGGTCTACCTCAACATGGGAAAAACATGAGCCGCTTCGTCCACAACGATGGACATTCACGTCGCATCCTCTTACAGAAATCTCTGCAAGACGCTTCATCGACGACGGCATCGACCGCATCATCTACGACAGACAAAGACTGCATCAACCTGGCATCACTATGGTGGTGATCTCCTACACGACGTACGGAGGACAACCAAAAATTGATGACCCGACATCAACGGCGTTCTCTGACATCTGCAAGATGACCCAAGGGCATCCTCTGACATATGCAAAGACGCTTCCAATGGCATCTTCTGACATCTGCAAGGTGCCTCATCTATGATCGCAGCTCCgtcttcaaattttttttttcgccttCGGCTATATGCGGCTACATCAACTACCATGTCTACAACGACAACGGCTATCACATGATCGGCTACCTCgacaaaaattataacaaatcATTTTGGACAACTCCAGTCAAAAGCGTCCGTGTCATCGCTCTCATCCATGACACTCCCGCTATGACTGCCGGAgggaatagaggagagagataagGGACGACACAGAAGGGGACGCAGTCACCAAGGTGGAGGACCGAGACGACACAGAAGGAGACGCAGTCACCGATGTGGAGGACTATCCATCAGAAACGCAATCAATGatggagaaacaaagaagaaaagacgATGAAACACAAGATTTCAAATCCAGTCGTAATCATTCGCTTCGCTCCCGTTATGGCTGAGGgggaatgttagagatatagatacatacggttagagataacggAGTCCAATAGAaattctagagataaagataaaatcgtagagagatacgatagaatatttatcttgtacttcaagtttctatctcctatgtTTTCGTACGTGTTAAACGTgaattaaattagtttataagGGCACACCTACGACAACCTCGTTAATTAGTATAGCTACTCGCAAAATCAATTACTCCCATAATTATAGTTATGGTGCCGGATGTTGGCTGTCCGCCGCTCCGTCTATATATACCATGTCCTCGCCTGCATCCTCCTCCATACCTATACTCCTAGCGCACGAGGCTCCCGACCATGTGCGGAGAACAGGTGATCCCCGACGacaagccgccgccggcgttgaCTCGGCCCCGCGGCGAGGCGTCATGGGAGGccaggacgacgacgacggcggcaaagacgaagaagaagaagcgtgGTGCGGACGAGGAACAATGGGAGGCCGCCTTCCAGGAGTTCATGCgcagagacgacgacgacgacgacgaccacgacgcATGTGCCTTGCTCCCTCAAGGTGTTGCTGCAAGCTAAGCTCAGGCAAATTTTTGGTGGTCAGGTCTTCAGGTGAACTTGATGCAGGGGTGGCCGCGGTGGAGCCGGCGCCGACcgggacgccgcggcggcagcgggtgAGGCGGAGGTACGGGTACCACGGCATCCGGCAGCGTCCGTGGGGGAGTTGGGCGTCGGAGATCCGGGACCCCGTCAGGGGCGTGCGTGTCTGGCTCGGCACCTTCGATACCGCCGAGGAGGCCGCGCTCGCCTACGACGCCGAGGCGCGCCGCATCCACGGCCGGAAGGCGAGGACCAACTTCCCGGCCGTCGATCCGCcccctccggcgccggcaagttgttaccaccaccaccggacgacgacgccgctcTGCTTCTTGCTCGACGGAGACCTCTTCCTTGGAGGAGAAGCGCCCCACGGAATGGGCTCGGccgcgacgtcgacggcgtctGCCGAGCTGATACAACTGGAGTGCTGCTCCGACGACGTGATGGACAGCCTCCTCGCCGGCTCCGACGTGGCCAGCGGCTGCCGCGACATGGACATGGATATCTGGAGCTTCCTCTATCTGTGCTCTAATTAATAGCCACGCGCAAGCTCACCGTCCGGCAGGTGCCCCAACCTGAAAACATCCCTACCACCAtttacacacacaaaaaaaaatatttttcctttatttttataaaaaaaattagtataagtGCAACCGGATTGAAATCCTCTGCCCAGGTTCAGGGCTCGTTGGGTCCTAGTGACATAATCATGTGAGTTCAGAGACCTGATCCAAGTGCAACCAGGCATCCCATGCACTACACACACTATTATATGTCCACCACAGGAACAATAATCAATTACTATCTCCTATGAGAAAAACAATTTGCAAGGACAATTTGGAAAACATAATAACTGCAtcatttaagtttaaaatataaacattgcATACTTATACATTTGGTGTCATATACtccttccatatttttttatattatgtcgttgatttttatattcatatttaacaatttgtctttattttaaaaaatatataatgattaattattttgttataatttgatttattattattataggaactgcGAGTCTAACTTAATTTTACATatctgaataaaaattttaaataagatgaacggtcaaacgcatatccaaaaatcaatgcatcgtatatatatacacacacgtagAGGGATTGTATCAGAACAAATCATTTTAAGACTTTGTCGTACACTTCACGaactatatattttgctttaaaaatcaatatattttatagaaaatgagTGTAGCAACCATAATCAATGTGCTACAACaaatatacttaattaatttaccGATCCTTGCTAATTTTCTTGTTATTATCCTCTCTCATCTCCTCTTGTTGGTCTTAACAGGTAAGATTATGCCATGCTAGTCCACCACTTCACGTTGCAGCCATAATTCATACTACTGTTTTGTTGACTGTTATCTGGTATCACGTCCTTTAATAAGTTAATCTGGGAGACTTACGATATCTTCTAATATTATCTAACGGATGTAATTTGTAAGTTTTATCTACTTTTGCTTACTTTATTATGTGAGGTGTTGAGTCAATGTAAATAGTATGGTGATCCATGTGCCTTTTCTAATAAAATGACTACTCATTTCATTTTAcatcataagttattttaagtttgtttaaagttaaatatttttaggtttaaCTAAGTTTATAACTTAAAGTACAAAATTCACAAgaccaaattaatttcattaaatattACCTagaatatacttttatagtaaatttattttgtttcagaaattttgccacatttttctatattaataAAGCAAAGTAACTTCGTTTGAAGAAGAGAGGATGAGAATCCTCCCTCATTTCGATTGATCACAAATGACAGCTAGAGGGTAAAGTCTTCCCATCAAAACAACCGaacaaaaaagataaaaaatagccGGAGGCACATTCAGCCTCGTCATTTCGGTTGTGCCAATGGTTATAGGtcaaaatctaatttttttaactttaaatttgaagttgattatgatatttttcattttattttatttttttagttcagATGCTTTTTTATTGCTAAGAAACACAAacgtaaaagttttattcacaacattctttttttcaatatgTCAAACGTTAACCGGACAGTATCTTTTGTACATCTTGGATGCCATCCCATCAAGAATATATAAAGAACAAAAGCTCGCATTTGCCGCAGCACCATAGAAGACAACCAGCCAAATAGCCAATCCCAGGAAAAGTTCAACAGCTAGAATCCACAACTctcgtttaaaaaaaaaaaaaatccaactcTCCAAGACAAGGAGTCCCAGCTAGGACagagttttttaaaatgacgtgtttagtttttattacCTCAGCTGCCTTGCAAAGAAGCTCCATCCATGCTGGCCTCTTTAGACGTCCTTGGCAATTTGTTTATGAAGATTAGCACCATTATTTTTCCACGAAGACTACACCACAACCTTCCGTCCGACGGAAACGAACAAAACACCATGCCTGCTTCGCGCGTGTTTCGCGCACCTACGCAGCTCCCCGTGTCGTTCCGCTCTTCCACCCATCAGCGGTTTCCCTTGACCAGTGCCGACCTCTCCATCGCGTTGCTCCCCTCCACCTGGCTTTGCCCTTCCTCGCGCACTGTGCCCTTTAGATCATCTTCTCCGCTGATGCCGACCTCCTATCGAGCTGCTCCCGTTTACCGTCTTCACGCGCCAGCACTAGCCTTCACCAGTGCTCCACCTCTGTCCTCCGCGTTGTCTCGCCACCGGTGCGGGACGATACTAGATGATACTAATTGATATCATTTAGTAGCAAATGGTACCAATCGATACTGTATAGTATCCTATGAAACTAATTTACTGCGTATTCGTCCGGTGCTACTCACTTGATACGACTTCTCTAATCGTAGGAGTGGAGTTGCGTGGTATAGTACGGGCTTGACATGTAGGATGGTGTCGGATGCCTCAACCTCCTCGTGCCGACCTCCTCGTGCCGGCGGAGCAGTAGCTGCTACAGCGACAACGACGATTCGTCCAGCGAGTGCAGCAGCAACGACATCTCATTCTAGCGCTGGAGTTGCCATCGTCATTGGTGGACTCGCTCCAGTGCGCCGCTGGAGAAGCACAACCCGTACAACTCGATTCACATCGCGGCAGTCGGGGCAGTGCGGCCTCTCATGGCGCTGCTGTCGCACGCCGACTCGCTCCTGCAGGAGCACGGCGTCACAGCACCGCTCCGCCTAGTCCCAGCTCAGTATACCATGTGTGTCTAGTCTGTATATGTAACTTTACTGTTCACACCGTATACCGTGTGCTAACCGGCCTCTTATTTTTCCTCTTCTGCATGTCCTATAAGCAGAagccaaaaaataatcagTCTAAACTAATCAATGTAGATCAAAGCAATTACAAATCTTTAGATAAAACCGtcgaatagattaaatagaaTATCGGACCAAACGGAGGAAATGCTATCAAATCTGCTCGACGGGGTGACGAGTACAAACTGACATCGCAAAGTGGACAACTCCGCTCCGACAGCTCGCTCCATTGAAACTGATGGCGATGTACCGAAAATAAGTGTATTGATCTAAATCTGATGATTATAATCTACCGGACCTCTATATTTATCCCACTAACCGACTCGGACAAATATAGATACATATCTTTAACTATCCTTAACAAAAAAAGACTACCTTTCCTAATAAACTGGCTCTAGTCTAAGTTACTATATTACATCTGTTTCTATAAAGTAGTTTATAGTCCATCACTATATCAAACACCCTTCTTTCTATCCGATCCGATCATCACTTTCAGTCCTACCCGGACTCTGTCAACTGCTTTTCCCTTTCATTTAATCGAATCTATAATAGCTGCATCTGAATTAACACATCCACCAGTAACGGTAATAACCAATTTTTGCTGTTAACAATGGTATAAttgatttattcttttttattcatttcagCTCTTCCTAGGTGAAAGTATTATGGAGTTGGTCTACTAAACCCAACGAGTTGTAGATTGCTGCATCGAAGTCGTCCTCTACTCATTGCTTGTAGGCAAGCAGATTCAAGTACTGCATGTACACACTTAGTTTTCACAAAGATTCATGGATAAATCATGGATTAATAGTGATGCTAGGAACACAACGGCATACTTACCAGGGTTAAGAGTATCCTAGCTTTTGCACTTAGAAATTCAGCGGTAGGGGACAAGATACAATGCCCTTGCAGAAAGTGTGTTAACTCATTTTGGAGGGACTAAAGTGATATACGAGAGCACTTGATATGTGATGGGTTTCTACAAGGGTACATAACTTTGAATTTACATGGGGAAGCTAGTTTTTCTTATGTTAATACCAACAATGGTGATGGTACTGAACCTGTGAAATAGTCTAGTGAAGAGGATGACATATCTGCATTGCTTACACCTCGCTTGTGGTTTAGATGATAGAGGGGATTTTGAAGGCAATAGTTCCGTTGACCTTCCTAAAGAACTATTTGACCTTCAAAAGTTGGtaaaaggttttttttgttacgTGGAGAAATCCAAGATAAACATTGTCCATTAGGCACCCATCCAATAGTCAAGAATTATTTCCTATTTACAAAAAGTACACTAAATTGTGTTTTCTGATTAGGCTTCTTCACATCAAGCTCCTTGGAGGATGGACTGATTGAAGTTTTGACCTTATGCTACATCTATTTAATGATGTCTTACCTGAGGGTTCAACATACTATCTAGAAACTACTATgaaactaaaaatttgattaagTGCATAGGACTTGGTACATTAGTATTCATGCGTGTGAAAATAATTACATTCTATATTCGAAGAAACATGCAAAATCTGAATCATGTCCAAAGTGCAAGGTTTCACGTTTGAAATCATCTACGAAGAGTCTGTATGAAAAACATGTGTACAAGGTTCCTAAGAAGGTTCTTCGGTACTCTCTGATAAAGATAAGGCTCCAAAGATTGTTTCTGTGTTCTAAAACAGCAAGTCTAACAAGATGGCATGATGAGAAGAGAACGAGAGATGTTATTCTTAGGCATTGTATAGGTTCTCCTCTATGGAAAGACTTTGATCTTAAGCATCATAAGTTTGCTAAGGAGAGCAAAAATATGTCTTGCATTTTCCACCGATGGTTTTAATCCTTATAGAACCCAAAGTACGTATTAGCTATAGCATTTGGCCTGGTATATGTATTCCATACAATTTTTCACCATCAATGTGCATGAAGCAAACATATTTCATACTATCTTTGCTAATTCCTAGAAAACATGCTCCGGGTAGTAATATGGATGTACATTTTTCTCCAGTCACTA
This window harbors:
- the LOC102722329 gene encoding ethylene-responsive transcription factor RAP2-2-like, yielding MCGEQVIPDDKPPPALTRPRGEASWEARTTTTAAKTKKKKRGADEEQWEAAFQEFMRRDDDDDDDHDACALLPQGVAAVEPAPTGTPRRQRVRRRYGYHGIRQRPWGSWASEIRDPVRGVRVWLGTFDTAEEAALAYDAEARRIHGRKARTNFPAVDPPPPAPASCYHHHRTTTPLCFLLDGDLFLGGEAPHGMGSAATSTASAELIQLECCSDDVMDSLLAGSDVASGCRDMDMDIWSFLYLCSN